One window of the Candidatus Methylomirabilis tolerans genome contains the following:
- the era gene encoding GTPase Era — protein sequence MNSYKSGFVAIIGRPNVGKSTLMNRLLGQKVSIVSPRPQTTRARVMGIKSLPGAQVIFLDTPGIDKAGGYFHRLMVKTATNSLEGADLILWIVEAPDPFSQDDKLILEILKRVKPPVLLVINKIDLVEKERLLPTIDRFQALLPFVEIIPVSATKGDNTALLESLLVQYLPEGQPLYPLDQLTDQPERFIIAELIRERVFRSVYQEVPYAVAVLVEHVRPREGRALTDVEATIYVEKDSQKAIIIGRGGAMLKKIGELARLEIEKLLGTQVFLKLWVKVRSDWQKDDEALKRLGYLQP from the coding sequence ATGAACAGTTATAAATCCGGCTTCGTCGCGATCATCGGACGCCCAAACGTAGGCAAATCAACCCTCATGAACCGCCTGCTGGGACAGAAAGTGTCGATCGTCTCTCCCAGACCGCAAACGACCAGGGCCAGAGTGATGGGGATCAAGAGTCTGCCAGGGGCGCAAGTGATCTTCCTGGATACGCCTGGGATCGATAAGGCTGGAGGCTACTTCCATCGGCTGATGGTGAAGACGGCCACAAACAGCCTGGAGGGGGCGGATCTGATCCTTTGGATCGTAGAAGCCCCCGATCCGTTCTCCCAGGACGACAAGTTGATTCTGGAAATCCTGAAGCGTGTCAAGCCCCCGGTTCTGCTTGTTATCAACAAGATCGATCTCGTTGAAAAAGAAAGGCTGCTGCCCACGATCGATCGCTTTCAGGCGCTGCTGCCATTTGTCGAGATTATTCCTGTCTCCGCCACTAAAGGTGACAATACTGCGCTGCTTGAGTCGCTGCTGGTCCAATACCTCCCGGAGGGGCAGCCCCTGTATCCCCTCGATCAGTTGACCGACCAGCCAGAGCGGTTCATCATCGCCGAGTTGATCCGCGAACGGGTCTTCCGCTCAGTCTATCAGGAGGTGCCGTATGCGGTGGCCGTTCTGGTGGAGCACGTAAGGCCGCGAGAAGGGCGGGCGCTCACCGACGTCGAGGCGACCATTTATGTCGAGAAAGACTCGCAAAAAGCGATCATCATCGGGCGTGGGGGCGCCATGCTCAAGAAAATCGGGGAGCTGGCCAGGCTGGAGATCGAGAAGCTGCTCGGCACCCAGGTCTTCTTGAAGTTGTGGGTGAAGGTTCGCAGTGACTGGCAGAAGGATGATGAGGCGCTGAAGCGACTCGGCTATCTGCAACCGTAA
- the ybeY gene encoding rRNA maturation RNase YbeY produces MAMQVINRQRKIKLDTRFLKKVGETVLVMAGASGAECGLLLVGDRTMARLNQQYRGIAHSTDVLAFPMREGPFALLSPNLLGDVVISPETADRQAAAVGRPLRDELVALLVHGILHLLGYDHQTPSEAKIMKRTEQQLALPFIKAEDR; encoded by the coding sequence ATGGCGATGCAGGTCATAAACCGGCAAAGGAAGATCAAGCTCGACACGAGATTTCTAAAAAAGGTCGGGGAGACCGTCCTCGTCATGGCAGGAGCTAGCGGGGCTGAATGTGGGTTGTTGCTGGTGGGCGACCGAACCATGGCCCGCTTGAACCAGCAATATCGAGGGATAGCTCATAGCACCGACGTCCTCGCATTTCCGATGCGCGAGGGACCGTTTGCGTTGCTTTCGCCGAATCTGCTTGGAGACGTGGTCATTTCGCCGGAAACGGCCGATCGACAGGCTGCAGCGGTGGGCCGCCCTCTTCGAGACGAGCTGGTCGCACTCCTGGTCCATGGCATCCTACACCTCCTCGGCTACGACCATCAGACGCCATCAGAGGCAAAGATCATGAAGCGCACCGAGCAACAGCTCGCCCTCCCATTCATCAAGGCGGAAGATAGATGA
- a CDS encoding HDIG domain-containing protein: MAPDTNSSDITTSMQSPAVRRLLNTPRMVSSWFHWTTERLEHHPSTLYALCSLAILAIILLIASSSALPSGILSLLGVCLLVGFLLGSLCLYIWTLQPKLMRRPKSLFLLTSVILLTVALTRSFFLFLPSIHQALPTVPASALEYSIPVALGGLLLAILFNSRLAFAGALAISILTSLLAADGFRFFLYSLVSSLAAIFALVGQKDRAILLKAGVAVGLANLYSILTWSLLSGVTERLGFHLLCGLVSGLFVAILSLGLLPLFEYLFEMATDFRLLELCNLNHPLLKEMILKAPGTYHHSIVVGTLAEAAAEAIGANTMLCRVGAYYHDIGKITKPSYFVENQQHARSRHEKLGPSLSSLVIVSHVKAGMELGRAYGLPQTVLEMIPQHHGTRLILYFYHKAKGAEESDQGEVQEEKFRYPGPKPQTKEAAILMLADAVEAASQTLTERTPGRFQALVAKIVNAVFVDGQLRECELTFSELRLIEESFVRILCGIYHRRVEYPGFTFEESAGRRGANGDAGHKPAKEDQARHEISKKGRGDRPRHGRS, translated from the coding sequence ATGGCGCCCGACACGAATAGCAGCGATATCACCACCAGTATGCAGTCGCCGGCTGTGCGCCGACTGTTGAACACTCCGCGCATGGTTTCCTCCTGGTTCCATTGGACCACCGAGCGGCTCGAGCACCATCCGAGTACGCTCTATGCGCTCTGTAGTCTGGCTATCCTCGCGATCATCCTCCTTATAGCATCTTCCTCGGCGCTGCCGTCGGGAATCCTTTCACTTCTTGGAGTGTGCCTCCTGGTCGGCTTCCTGCTTGGGAGCCTCTGCTTATACATCTGGACGCTCCAGCCCAAACTGATGCGGCGGCCGAAGAGCCTTTTCCTGCTCACCTCGGTGATCTTGTTGACGGTGGCTCTCACCCGTTCGTTTTTCTTATTTCTTCCCTCCATTCATCAGGCGCTCCCCACTGTGCCTGCGAGCGCCCTGGAATACTCGATCCCCGTCGCCCTGGGAGGTCTGCTTCTGGCGATCCTTTTTAACAGTCGCCTGGCCTTTGCGGGTGCCCTCGCCATCAGCATTCTTACCTCCCTCCTGGCGGCTGACGGATTCCGCTTCTTCCTGTATAGTCTTGTGAGCAGTCTGGCTGCGATCTTTGCCCTCGTCGGTCAAAAGGATCGGGCAATCCTGCTGAAGGCCGGGGTGGCTGTCGGGCTGGCCAACCTGTACTCCATCCTGACGTGGTCGTTGCTCTCCGGGGTCACCGAGCGACTCGGCTTTCACCTGTTGTGCGGCCTGGTCAGTGGACTGTTTGTGGCGATTCTGTCGCTCGGTCTGCTTCCACTATTCGAGTATCTGTTCGAGATGGCCACTGATTTTCGACTGCTGGAATTGTGCAATCTGAACCATCCGCTGCTGAAAGAGATGATCCTCAAGGCCCCTGGCACCTACCACCATAGTATCGTGGTGGGCACCCTGGCCGAGGCGGCTGCTGAGGCGATCGGCGCGAATACTATGCTGTGTCGGGTGGGCGCGTACTACCACGACATCGGGAAGATCACCAAGCCTTCGTACTTCGTCGAGAATCAGCAGCATGCCAGGAGCCGGCACGAAAAGCTGGGCCCGAGCCTCAGCAGCCTGGTGATCGTGTCCCACGTGAAGGCGGGTATGGAGCTGGGCCGGGCCTATGGCCTTCCCCAGACCGTACTGGAGATGATCCCACAACACCACGGCACCAGGCTTATCCTTTACTTTTACCACAAGGCCAAGGGCGCAGAAGAAAGCGATCAGGGCGAGGTTCAGGAAGAGAAGTTCCGGTATCCTGGGCCAAAACCTCAAACCAAAGAGGCGGCTATTCTGATGCTGGCTGACGCCGTCGAGGCAGCGTCGCAGACCCTCACTGAGCGGACACCCGGGCGGTTCCAGGCGCTGGTGGCGAAGATCGTGAATGCCGTGTTCGTGGATGGGCAGCTCCGCGAATGCGAGTTGACCTTCAGTGAGCTTCGCCTCATTGAGGAGAGCTTCGTTCGAATTCTGTGCGGCATCTATCACCGACGGGTGGAGTATCCGGGGTTTACCTTTGAGGAGTCCGCCGGCAGAAGGGGGGCAAATGGCGATGCAGGTCATAAACCGGCAAAGGAAGATCAAGCTCGACACGAGATTTCTAAAAAAGGTCGGGGAGACCGTCCTCGTCATGGCAGGAGCTAG
- a CDS encoding PhoH family protein — protein sequence MRPDKKVSLPIGEEIQQLFGRKDEVRKLIEEALQVKLVARDGLVSIQGEASDVAVGEQVVSELISALTRGERITPQDVKLALRLFVKKEEEEFKRIQGEAVEVSSKKRSVRPKGPGQRRYIEAIRHHDIVFAIGPAGTGKTYLAMAMAVSALLRHEVNRIILTRPAVEAGEKLGFLPGTLYDKINPYLRPLYDALYDMIELERVTRLIEMGTIEIAPLAFMRGRTLNDSFIVLDEAQNTTSEQMKMFLTRLGFGSKTVITGDITQVDLPIGRLSGLIEVQRILKEIKGIKFAYFGEEDVVRHELVQQIVRAYETYQASTRPAEGR from the coding sequence ATTCGACCGGACAAGAAGGTCTCTCTGCCCATCGGGGAAGAGATCCAGCAGCTTTTTGGTCGCAAGGACGAGGTCAGGAAGCTTATCGAAGAGGCATTACAGGTCAAGCTGGTTGCGCGAGATGGCCTCGTGAGCATTCAGGGTGAGGCGTCAGATGTAGCGGTGGGAGAGCAGGTCGTATCGGAGCTGATCTCGGCGCTGACGCGTGGCGAGCGCATTACGCCACAGGACGTGAAGCTGGCCCTGCGGCTCTTCGTCAAGAAAGAAGAGGAGGAATTCAAGCGAATCCAGGGCGAGGCGGTCGAGGTTTCGTCAAAGAAGCGGTCGGTTCGGCCCAAGGGCCCCGGCCAGCGACGCTACATTGAGGCCATCCGCCATCACGACATCGTCTTCGCCATAGGGCCGGCCGGGACCGGCAAGACCTATCTGGCCATGGCGATGGCCGTGTCGGCTCTCTTGAGGCATGAGGTCAATCGGATTATCCTGACCAGGCCCGCCGTAGAGGCGGGAGAAAAGTTGGGTTTTCTTCCCGGTACGCTCTACGACAAGATTAACCCCTACCTTCGACCCCTATATGATGCGCTTTACGACATGATCGAGCTGGAGCGTGTCACCCGTCTGATTGAGATGGGCACTATCGAGATCGCCCCACTGGCTTTTATGCGGGGCCGCACCCTGAACGATTCGTTCATCGTGCTGGACGAGGCCCAGAACACGACCTCGGAGCAGATGAAGATGTTTCTGACGCGCCTTGGCTTTGGTTCAAAGACTGTCATCACGGGGGATATTACCCAGGTCGATCTGCCCATTGGCCGACTTTCCGGCCTGATCGAGGTGCAGCGTATTCTGAAAGAGATCAAGGGCATCAAGTTTGCCTATTTCGGCGAGGAGGACGTGGTGCGACACGAGTTGGTGCAGCAGATTGTCAGAGCCTATGAAACGTACCAGGCTTCCACGCGACCAGCCGAGGGGCGATAG
- the aspS gene encoding aspartate--tRNA ligase, protein MSASMGLLKRTEYCGLLKPPHVGQAVVLMGWVHRRRDHGGLIFIDLRDREGVAQTVFNPELYPEAHEVARRMRAEFVVAIRGRVQARPTGTENAALPTGAIEIVAEEAQILNEAKPPVFSIEEQTDVAEEIRLTYRYLDLRRPSLLRNLRLRHKAAQAVHRYLDSHGFVEVETPMLTRSTPEGARDYLVPSRLNPGEFYALPQSPQLFKQLLMVAGMDRYYQIVRCFRDEDLRADRQPEFTQIDLEMSFVDREDVLGVTEGLVAALFEAAGKPSPPRPFPRLTYAEAIDRFGLDAPDTRFGMELTELTELLRRIDAKVFAEPIARGGVVKGMNVKGCGAFSRAQIDGLVDYAKGFGAKGLAWFKVSAGGLQSPLTKFLEPMILERLVERLKGEEGDLLVLIADQAKTAAEVLGRLRLKLGRELKLIDENALAVTWVIDFPLLEHDPEQGRWQAMHHPFTAPLDEDLPLFDADPGRIRAKAYDLVVNGQELGGGSIRIHRRDVQSRMFGALGIDADEAKAKFGFLLEALEYGAPPHGGIAFGFDRVIALLAGATSIRDVIAFPKTQKAQDLMTKAPAPVDARQLRDLKIKLDPD, encoded by the coding sequence GTGAGCGCAAGCATGGGACTCCTGAAGCGGACGGAATACTGTGGCCTGTTGAAACCGCCTCACGTAGGGCAGGCTGTGGTGCTGATGGGCTGGGTGCATCGGCGGCGTGACCACGGCGGTCTTATCTTTATCGATCTTCGGGATCGCGAAGGGGTTGCCCAGACGGTTTTTAACCCCGAGCTTTACCCGGAGGCCCATGAGGTGGCCCGACGGATGCGCGCCGAATTCGTGGTGGCGATTCGCGGCAGGGTCCAGGCGCGCCCGACGGGAACCGAGAACGCCGCGCTTCCCACCGGGGCTATCGAGATCGTGGCAGAGGAGGCGCAGATCCTCAACGAGGCCAAGCCGCCGGTCTTTTCGATCGAAGAGCAGACAGACGTCGCCGAGGAGATTCGGCTGACGTATCGGTACCTGGACCTCCGTCGCCCGTCGCTGCTGCGCAACCTGCGTCTGCGTCACAAGGCGGCCCAGGCGGTTCACCGCTATCTTGACAGCCACGGGTTTGTTGAGGTGGAGACCCCTATGCTGACCCGGAGTACCCCAGAAGGGGCCAGGGACTATCTGGTTCCGAGTCGGCTGAATCCCGGGGAGTTCTACGCCCTGCCGCAGTCGCCCCAGCTCTTCAAGCAGCTCCTGATGGTCGCGGGCATGGACCGGTACTATCAGATCGTCCGGTGCTTTCGGGACGAGGACCTGCGGGCTGATCGACAACCGGAATTTACCCAGATCGACCTGGAGATGTCGTTTGTGGATCGAGAGGATGTGCTTGGGGTGACGGAAGGGCTGGTGGCGGCGCTCTTTGAAGCGGCCGGCAAGCCTTCTCCGCCCAGGCCCTTTCCGCGGCTGACGTATGCCGAGGCGATCGACCGATTCGGTCTTGATGCGCCGGATACCCGGTTCGGAATGGAGTTGACCGAGCTGACTGAATTGCTGCGCAGGATCGACGCAAAGGTGTTTGCCGAGCCGATTGCGCGAGGCGGCGTGGTCAAGGGGATGAACGTCAAGGGGTGCGGTGCATTCTCCAGGGCGCAGATCGATGGACTGGTTGATTACGCCAAGGGGTTTGGGGCCAAGGGTCTGGCCTGGTTTAAGGTTTCCGCTGGCGGGCTACAGTCGCCCCTGACCAAGTTCCTCGAGCCGATGATCCTCGAACGGCTTGTCGAGCGACTGAAAGGGGAGGAAGGAGATTTGTTGGTGCTGATTGCCGATCAGGCGAAGACGGCGGCCGAGGTGCTGGGGCGTTTACGGCTCAAATTAGGCCGTGAGTTAAAGCTGATCGATGAGAATGCGCTGGCGGTCACCTGGGTCATCGACTTCCCCCTCCTTGAACACGATCCCGAGCAAGGGCGGTGGCAGGCGATGCATCACCCCTTTACGGCGCCATTAGACGAGGATCTGCCGCTCTTCGACGCCGATCCTGGAAGGATCCGTGCCAAGGCCTATGACCTGGTCGTGAACGGGCAGGAGCTGGGCGGCGGCAGTATCAGGATCCACCGCCGGGACGTGCAGAGCCGGATGTTCGGGGCTCTCGGGATCGACGCGGATGAGGCGAAGGCCAAGTTCGGGTTTCTCTTGGAGGCGCTTGAGTACGGCGCCCCACCGCACGGCGGGATCGCGTTCGGCTTCGATCGGGTGATTGCGCTGCTTGCGGGGGCTACCTCGATTCGGGACGTCATCGCCTTCCCCAAGACCCAAAAGGCGCAGGACCTGATGACGAAGGCCCCGGCGCCTGTCGATGCGAGGCAGCTCAGGGATCTGAAGATCAAGCTGGATCCCGACTGA